The Ziziphus jujuba cultivar Dongzao chromosome 3, ASM3175591v1 region taCATGTTGGCTCCAACATACACTTCCATCAAGTTTCTTCCATACAAAAACAATTGGATTATTTATGTGTTAGTGAGGATGACCGGTTGTGTGTTATGGCaaggaaaatgagagaaaagtataataaatattagGGTTCCATGGGAAATATCAATAAATTGCTTCTAATTGCAGCAGTGCTTGATCCAAGATATAAGTTGGATTATGTGTCATTTAATTATGGGATGCTTTATGACAATGATGAAAGCAGAGTTACTGAATTGATAAATGGTTTGAAAAAGACTTTAATGAGGCTGTATAATTggtataatgaaaaagaaatgggTTCAGATGGTAGTTGTCAATCTTCCAGTAGTGTTGAGTCTTCTGGAACTAGTTTGGATAGTAATAACAGTGAATTAGAGCATCCAACTATGCTGACTAGGTTTGGATTGCTTATTTGAATAAGAGAGAACAAAACCAATGTAAGGAGGTCAAAAATGATATGGATAGGTATCTGGCCAACCCTTGTGAATCTGGTTTAATTAGGGATTTTGATATCTTAAATTGGTGGAGGGTTAATGGAGAGAAATACCCTGTGTTAGAAAAGATTGCAAAGGATGTCTACACCATTCAAGTCTCCATTGTGGCTTCCGAGAGTGCTTTTAGCAGTGGAGACAAGATACTTTATCCTTTTAAGAGCTATTTGACTGCtaaaatggtggaggctttgataTGTTGTCAAAATTGGCTTAATGCTTCTCCAAGTTTTGACAGATTCTTTTTAGAAGAGATGGAGTATTATGAAAGTTTAGATGCAGGTAATGTAATATGCAATTGAGATTATTTTCTGTTTGTAtgcaaatcatatttttttttgaatgtttttataatattggcTTCTGTTTGCCGTTTGGTGTCACTCCAAGACCTATACCAAAACCAAATAGTAGTAGTGAGTCCAGGTAGCAACAACAAAAAGGATTGATGGTGCATTGAGTGGAATCAGTGGATGTACTTGAAACTTGAAAGCTTTTAAGTTTTGACAATGATGAAAGTAActctctttgttttatttttcatttctcaaTAATCATCACATTATTAAACTAATAAtgtattgatttaatttattttggtgtcCTTTGTGAGTGTAAGTTTTGTAGCAGTGGCAATGGAGGATTTGACAATGCTAATTGTAGgcttcttatattttttttcctattgttTTTTTTACGTTTACTGTCAATGTATTACCATTGCTCTTAAGTCATTTGTAACACTTGCTTATTAGTTGCTTTGATAGtagttatcattatttttttcttttttgtttttgtctcttTAGGAATGGATGGGGATGTGGCCCATGTGGgattgttattttgatatttgtattttgtttctgCATTTGTGATTCTCAATTTTGGTGAGTGGCAGTGGCACACTGGCATTGCatttctcaatttcaattttccctTTTATATGTATTGAAGTTTTAATCGTTTCATACCTTAAAAGATTTGCCATTTCATACCTAAAAAGTAAGAAATTTGTCATTTCATTTCATACCTAAAAAATTTACCATTTCATTTCCGTTGGATAGTTTATCGAAAAATTTTAAGccttcaaaataattgaaaagcaAAACTAATGAAGGTAATTTCTAATTGTATATTGGACAGGCCAAAAACTATAGGTCCAAAAATAAACCCAACCCGATCAGCTGAAAGTATACCTAAAATTATAGGCCCGAAGATACTTTCTGGCCCATGAATTCGAAAACAAGCCAAAAATCGGAGGCCTAAATATAAGCCCAAACCGACCAACCCGAACCCGAACCAAACTGAACCATTTATTCGGTAAAATGCCCGATTTTCCACTGCTCCACGGGTCGGTTCGGGTTAGTTTTTGTGGGTAACCGAACGATCGATTTGGTTGGAATTCTCAGGTGGAACCGATCCAAGCCGAACCGTGCCCACCCCTACCTAGGAGCAACAAATCCAAAAATGCCCATTTTATCCTAGAAAAACTAAATTTGCCTCCTATAATCTGTGATTCACCAGACCAACATGCCATCACCCACATCCACCATGAAACTCGACGAAATTTACCAGTTTTCTAGCTAAAATGCCTTACGTATATCAGACCATCATGATACCCACTAAATTTCTAACTTGGCCAACAAAGTTCATAGTCATCCACTAGACAAGCTTGGATCGAGGCATTTTCCAGAATCAGTGGAAAATTCCAATTAAcctaaaatttggccaaattccGACCATTTCAAGCTATGGCTCTAATCCTCACCCCTATTTTAGATCTCTTAACTTCAAACATTGTCTTTTTTCACCTCAATTTCACACCGTTTGGGATATCTAATAACCTCAATTTTGATTAAATCTTTGAGAACATTTTTCGGTCATCCCTAGCCACAATTGGGCAATGTATGCTTACCATCTTGTTATTCCACATTCTTTGATTTGGTATATGGTTTTcgattttggttaatgtttcaGTAATgatcaattagtttaatattgGATAAATTTGAACTATAATTGTATGTAACACCTCAACTCAAGAAAAAAGCTCCGAATTTAaacttttgaccaagtttgactagGATTGATCGGGGTTGACCAAGTGGACTTCatggttaaatttttattatgagAAGAATTGCTTTAACCGAGGCACTTTGGCAAAGTAACACGTTgatccgagttcgtagactagtaatATGCCAAAATCAAAGCTCAgatagaaagttatggtcataACAACGTATGGTTCGAACTAATCAAGCGATCCCaagattaatttttatttgtatggattttaatttttacttatgTATCATGTGATAGTGTTCATCGATACGAGactatagactagtggcacactTAATTTGAGGATTAATTTTACCGAATAGTGTTTATCGAAAAATgtataaaagaatatttaaagGGATCTTTGATAAGTGCCACATGTCactcaaatttctttttcctttttctttttctttttctttcttttttctctctctctctccaccgCACCACCCCCTACACAAAAAcaccaacccccccccccccccctctttctCAGACTTGCCAAAATTGGCCATGGTCCAACCACCAGGTGTTGACATGAGCCAGTCGGTGTGGAGGCCCATGGAGAGGTGACTCCAGCCGCCAAATCTTTGGCCATTTAGCCGGTGGACATGCTAGATTAGTGTTTGAATGTCGGCAAATGGTGACACCTAGTTTGGTGGTTCTTCGGTTGTCTACAGCCACAAGGCTTGTCCTTCCCTCTTCATTTTGACCCCCTAatcccaaatatggcctccctTTGGCGAATGGTGACACCTAGTTTGCTGGTTCTTCGGCTGTCTACAGACACAAGGCTTGTCCTTCCCTCTTCATTTCGACCCCCTAatcccaaatatggcctccctTTGGCAAATGGTGACACCTAGTTTGCTGGTTCTTCGGCTGTCTACAGCCACAAGGCTTGTCCTTCCCTCTTCATTTCGACCCCCTAatcccaaatatggcctccatttTTCCAAATTCCAAGTCGTTTGAGAGATAATATGGTTTGAAATTTGACCAAATATTTTTGACCATTTTCCAGCCACCGGTGACAAGACATGCAAGTTCAAGctaagtattttttattatcatatccCAAGCTTTCAtttgtatataatttgttaatttggttGGGTACTTCAGATTTTGCCATTTTGAGtagatcttttatttatttattatggaaattaggttaaattgtatatatatacatgtttatatgtgtgtgtataagtatataaatatgaaGTAGTGAGTGTTAATTTTCTTGTAAAATTATGATTGGTATTATGGTCCTAATTATTATAAAGGTTggaaatttatatacatatatatatatatatatatgtaaatgtacatataaacatgcatatatatactcACATATTGGGAGAACTATATAAAGATGCACTTAATTAGTTATTTATCcactttatcattttatttatttatttcttgaattgaatttttatgTAGTTTTCTATAATCTTAtggatacacacacacacacgtgcGCATATGTAtactttgtttatatatatatatatatatatatatatatatatatatgtatgtatatatatatacacccgtGCATATACATGTTAAATGGTACCAacactataaaataataacacatataaaCATGTAAATCTATATCTTTGCAATTGTAACTCAAAATTAGATGATATCACTagtttattaacttatgttgaCGAGATCTACGCAACAGTATAATGGTTAAAACTAAAACTTAACAACACAAAGCGGCAACTCTTAAATCTACATGCAGTCTAATTGGTCAAACTTGTATAATTTAGCTATTTTATGGTACAGATTGTTACATCAGAATACATTTGGTTTATATATAGAATATACGCATGAGTAAAATGATTATTCCACAGATTTAGCTTTCTTGTGTTTGgtaattttttctaatttaggAATGACTATTTCTATAGGAATAGACAAGcttcaatttcatgaaatagctattcctttaaaagaaaaaaatcttagTACATGTTTGGTTTACAAAATGTTATTCCCATTAAAATGGGAATAACTATTCATAGGAAGAAAAAAGGGAAATGGAATAATGATTcccatttatatatttggtgccaataaaaaaaattaaattcaaaatttagcccaaatttgattaaatcaataaaaaaaatcaacttttatatttatttatgtattttttaaacgtGACAAACCatctaaatttgaatatattacaaatatgataaaaatatatttaacgtTAATCTAGATAAGAATATGGGAATAGCAATCCTAAACATTTTAAAAGGAATAACCATTCCTTCAAATTAAGGATCgcctatttttttgaaatagctattcttttatttgaaaatatactaAACATAGAAAAAACTAATCTTGTGGAATAGCTATTCTATTTGTGCATTCATTCTGCATATTAAACATGTCCTTAGAATtgtattctaatttaaataaacttcaaaattatTCTTACCATACTTTGATAAATTTATACTCAAATTCATTATCATGtagtaaaattacataaataatataaaattaaactttaaattaatttttaccaaatttgaaatttttttgaaaaattaattcaataatattacCAAATGTGTAAGTAAGAActctttcttttatcatttgtttATTCACATgaataattattactattttataaaaaataatcatgttGTATACCAAATATATTCTAAAAGCTAGTAAAGAAGATCCTAATGGAATCGTTAGGATGTAAGAATTcctctataatatatatatatatatataaacaaaaattaaaatcaaaacagCATTATCATTTAGTCGAATCACAAGAATGTGTTGAAAAGCAGAAAGAGAGAAACAGAATATAGACGAAATCgaaataaaattcaacaatcACCGAAAGACCTTAGGAGTAGAAAACCTTGATTAGGATCTAGCTTTGACAAGTCTTAGGATATAATTAACGTTAGAAattgctatatatattattatattatattttagtcTTGTGAGAACAAGAGAATAGAAAGAATAAGATCATAAGGAAATCAATTCTCGTGACTTGTTGTTCATGATTATTAGTGGCTTTCTAAAATAGTCTTTGTAGTATAGTACTCATTCCTTTGATTGAGGaagatatatttgtttttggtaacATACATATGCATGGCTTCACTTCAAAGCAATTCCATTATAGGTTCAGCtttatcgaaaaaaaaaaattccattataGGTTCAGTCAATTTGCATAATAATATGTAGGCAGATATATGCATAATTGGATATGAAGTTGGTTCCAGATTTAAATTTGCCTCCTCCTGTATGTAGAattttctacattaatatttaatttttttcacgaTGTTAGATGTATTTCAAGAATTATAGAGGTTCTATAAAttctagttttattattattttttattttttattttttttggggggggaaaaTTTGCTTTCTTCTTTTTAGGATTGTGGGGATTCGAATTTTTCCTCCCTCTCGTATGTTAAGTTAGAGGAAGAGGACTTTCTTATTAGACtccaatattaaatatatatgttatataactACCCTCAAATcaaatcatatattaaatacgTATGATATAAGATTAGACtgaaatcaaattattaatatgaaaaaggTCACGATTTTCTTTATTAGCCTTCGTATAATATTAagggttgaaatttaaaattatatttattagtcATTGAATTCTGATAgagtttatttttcattaatagaattttaatatatcactaaatttatatttgattttttttaattttaaatctaacAATTGATGTAATCCAATGGCTAATAAATGAAGATGTGATATTAAAACTATGGATATGAGCCTAATATATACATTAGTAGTCAACATTGCATCTCCATGATCTCACGCACTTGGATTTCAATCAACATTTTATGAGAGATGAAGTTAATCATCATCGTTTTGTCGGCAATAAAactatgaacatatatatatatatatatatatacatgttagcAACCAACCGGGTTCACATAGATCAACATGTTGGTTCactattataattttctttatcagtttttaattattttctttattgcaTCTCCATGATCTCAAGCACTTCGATTTCAATCAACATTTTATGAGAGATGAAGTTAATCATCATCGTTTTGTCGGTAATAAAactatgaacatatatatatatatacacatgttaGCAACCAACCGGGTTCACAACCGGGTTCACATAGATCAACATGTTGGTTCACTatcataattttctttatcaataaTTAAGATTTAAGATGTATTAAAGGTTTCCTTAGTCCATATAGGTCTACTTAAACTATCAAATTGAGTTAATACAAATCTAATTCTATAGtttcttttaatcaaattatatatagcaAATAAAAGTAATGAAGCATTTTGATATTATCAATAGGTCTATAAGCGATCTATATAACTAAAATTCTCCTGGTGCAAAGCGTTCATTTGTATTCTGATCGAAGTTTGATTTTGAATgtatcttcaaaaaataattgatcCTAATTAAAGATTGATTTATACTAAGGCAAATAAAGGATTGAATTTTGTATTGACTTAATTgctggggggaaaaaaaagtgaaaCGAATCCTGATGAGTGACAATTGCCAATGCATATGCAGATTTTAACTGTTATTAATTAAAGCATGTTTAGGgaatgataattaattataatttaataaaagttaattttttcatatttaaaatataaagggAAATCAATATATACAAGTTACGTTAATTTGTATAAAAagctaaattgaaaaaaaaaaaaaaacattatactAGCTAACTACTTATAAAAAGAAGAATctcaataaaatattcattactgttgaccaaaaaaaagatATCCGTTgcttaattaacatttttaatcAATTACATTGATACGAACCTTAATTCATTGGCAATTAACATCAGAATCAAAGAGTAAAGTTGATTGAGCAGTGATAAATGCACAATTCATAtatctatcaaataatattaaagtcaTGAATTAGTAATGTTCAAAGCAACACGCAAGGtatatatccaaaaaaataatataaaaaaaatttaaaaaaaaaaaaaagcaacacgTAAAGGAATGAGACAATATGaatatgatttataaataaactattttttttatttttggtaagaTTAAATAAGAAAGCTATCTATGTATGTTCACATGGAAAATATATGAACTAATATATACTAAATAGATAAAGAAAAACATATGaactaatatttaatatttaatattagaaaaagaaaagaaaaatggaattaAGAGAAATAAAGAAGGAGGGGCAGCCGCCCATGTAGTGGTTATAAGAAAAGGAGGTGAGATTAGACCAAACACAAAGAAAAAGCATAATTTGGAAAGCAAGTTAATCaaaattaagattagaaaacacataatttttttttaagaaaaaaaacaaaaaaaagttgcCATCAGACAAGTGGGTGACTGAGCCATGTGCCGTCATGTGGTGGTTGGCCCTTTGGTGGGTCCCCAAACCCACTTCTCCAACCCCCTATTCCTTCGAGAATGATAGCTAAATTATACCATTCGCAAATGTTAATTTCCTTCCAAATCCACCAGCTTCTTATATTCAATAAAAGACCACATTCATTTAAGATAGTGATGGtctagataataataattatttttttataaaatggatgataatattttttattatttaatttatacatttttaagtTCTATCATATAgtaaattttctataaatatatatttttaaaactatgaaaaattattgatttaaaaaagttatttatttcacaatagaagaataatttattaatatatcaataaatgaatgtttattaattttaaaaaaaattatattatttttgagaaataattttactatctatataatatacattaataaaggaaaatatCAATCAGATTTGATTAAATATACAAACATCTCtattaacttagaaaatttaaCCAAACAGAAAGCCCACTAATGGAAGGAATAAAacctattaaataaatttttcttattatataaggtaaatgtttatatatattatttatttatttaaaatttaattaacaattaatttatatattccaTGTGTCTTAATGGACTTTTACAAAGTTTATTATCTTATGCATTTAACGAATTTATTAGTAGAGCAGATCGAGGTAgaactaaataattttatttatttaaggagattattcatttattgaatATCTATTTATCGAAGTTTTACTAGATATAAGATAATTTTTCCCTAATCTactatagataaaaaataaaaaataaaataaaataactcattcaatatatatatatatatatatatatgatatattattcCCTTCGGACAAAGAGTTGACAACTACTACAAGTGATAAATACCAGATTTTAATTAAAAGCCTAGTGATGAAATCTTCTTCTCTAatttatccaatatatatatatataatatatgtgtataaaatTCTCTAGTCAAGAATTTCCACATAAGCATTTTTTGCACTACTACAGGATGCTCGAAAGTACTCCCTTTCAAACAACTTAACCTACAGTCTTGACAATCATTATCTTCAATGacatgatttaaaaatatgattgaaAACTctccacaaaaaaataaaaataattatcttaaaATGATAGCAGccacataattaaaaatatagaatatgataggtgataaatataattattatgtgaAGATATACAACACACAGACTtgacaaaatttcataaaatacaataatatgaCCGAAACACTCACGATCATTTGCAGGTTTAAGTTGACGAAATCGTATTGGatctatataaatatcattCAATAAAACTTAATAAGTTAATAGGTCTTAATaaggaaaatatgataataaatgcATTAAACCCACTAAGGAAgggtatttttataaatatgcaaGTTctataatatcaaaaataattaatttattatttaaacatatatcgatttgttattttttaatttaattttttgaaaatctaaaaacaaacaagtatattttcaatatttaaaaaataaaataattttatcatttgaaatctaagtcaaatttaaattttcatattttagtcGGATAATAAATTGGATAACGAGTTACACAATAATTCAACAAACTGATTCAGATTTATAAATTTCCATATGAAACATTAACAAGTCATATTTGGGTTTACTAAATTTAACATGAACACAACATATTACAATACAAATTCAATTTAACACAATATATTGTCAAGTCTAAACGCTCAGCATACTTTCTCATCTTGAAGCAatctttatgtatatatagaaaattatgtgcttatatataaaatattgaaaattaaaattaaaaacctaattttgtgaagaatacataaataaataaataaataaaatactactTGAACAAGAGGCAACCTTTAGCAATTGCTACAATATTAGGTTTCTAACCAAtatcaaaatctttaaaaataaaaatattgtgaacaatattcttttttaataaataaattaaaaactatgtTACTATTTAGAACAAAGATAAAATAACATAGGATATcatatgaataatatattaattaacaatttgaaattaaaaatctaattggaAATATGGCCACGTGTAGCAAATGACATGCCATTGTTATAAACGGAGAGACcttaatatatgaatgtatataattaatcttgatatatatatatatatatatacacacatatacttCTTAATTTCCTTACCATGTTGTTGATAAATTGCGTGATTCCCACGCTCTCTCTAGTGGAAAAATAGACATATAGCACCATCTTTATGATAAAGATATTGCATAAAagttagatttaaaaaaattgtttatcaagggttaaaaaaaaaaagagagagagagagagagagagagagagagagaaaagagagagaaaagagaaaagaaaagaaagaaaaaaacgcTCTCCATTGGATTGAAAAGTCCAAATTCCCTGTAGCCGTCCTTTTTCAATCCCCCACACCCACTCTTCTTCATATCCTTTCGTTCCCATATTCCCTTTCTGAATCTCTATTCCTCCAAAATTcccatatctctctctctctctctctcccctcctgGTGTCAGAAGTGAAGCTCAATTTTTCCAATGGTCTTCTCTGTCTTCTCCTTCTAATTCTCTATCCACAAaccacaaccaaaaaaaaaaaaaaaaaaaaaaagtgatttgtGTCAGAGTTTGTTGTACTAGGATTTTAATTCCATCCCCACCACCACAGAAAACAAGTACACAGAGAAAAGATCTAAAAATTCACTCACAGAACCCTAAATTTTTCTTCACTGTTTCATATATTGTATATGTCGGCCATGGATAAAACTTCAAAGGGTATTCAAACCCTAAGCACCCATTGTTCTTACAAGACCAAATTCGCCTTTAGGTTCCTTAGATCCCTCATGAAACTGAAAAAACAACACCAacccatttcttcttcttcatcatcttcgaTGGAATTAATCCATAAACGTAGTCAGAGGATAAAGATGTTAGCTTACTCATCCATAGCTCATGCAGCTGGGCCAAGGAGAGCTTGGAGCAGAGCTATTCTTTTCAAGCTTCAAAGCAGAGCCAGACACCATTATTTTACCAGAAAGAGATCAAGCTTGGATTCGAAGACGAAGCAGAAAAAGATATTGAAGAACAAAAGGGTTATGAGAAACCATAATATTATTAGGGCTGGATCGACGTCGAGAGTAACGAGAGAGACGAAGCAGATGAAGAAGCTTCGAGAGATCGTACCGGGTGGGAAAGAGATGGATATTTGCAGCTTGTTTGATGAAACTGCTCACTATGTAAAATGTCTTTCCATGCAGGTTCAAGTCATGCAGGCCATTGCTGATCGATTTTCGAAATGATTGAGATGCTGAACAGGAAATATGATTTGCttactgttttttctttttcatgttttcATGCACACAGGAAAGTTCAATAGATGGAAAAAGggtataatgatatatatatatatatatattatatgtatgtatatattttatatatgtggggaatgattttatacatatatatttagagtTGGGTGATGTACTATCAGCATAGAAGTATGGAGAATGTTAAGGCAGAGACTTTTAATTACATGGAAAAACGAAGAACATAGATCCAGAGGGCCAGAGGGACTAAAAattgaagccaaaaaaaaaaaaaaaagagcaaaggaTTTTGTTGAACTTGTACATAAATAATTACTCTCTCTGACTTGATTGTGATACAAGAATATAACACCCtttctctcgctctctctctctctctctctctctctctctctctctctgttgacATGTGACGTGTGCATGCGCTGTTTGTTTCTATTACAATTACAAATTTGATGCATGAATGTATATGCTTATAAGTATATGGAGAGGATGTTTTTATACAGAGTCTCTACGGAAAGATGCAGGTGAATACAAAACAAGGTAAATTAGGGGGATGAGTGATTGCCTTGCATACACATGAATATAAATTCTTGGATTGAGTTTTGCTAGAACTTTAACAACTAGGTTTATTATTTTAGGAAGAAAAAcagtaaatttgattttattctgTCCAAGGAGATAGAAGGTGAGATAGGGCCACCTAtagaaatttttgtttgtttggctAACAAGCACCTAAAGAATTTTATGcttacacacacatatatagtttttttttttttttttttcaatccaagattcatcatattattattaatgaggcGGTTTTCAATATCCTAATACCAATAatagaatgaataaaaaaatttatctaagattcctaaatatataaaaataaagaatatatatatatatatatatatatatatatatatatatatatatatatatataaagtatgagtagtgattattattaaaatctatCAAAGATTATGCAAGATGACCAGGGGAAAatcattatgtttaattggatcaatgtatataaatattataatatatgtatgtatatatacacacacacatatatatatatatatatatatatgtgtgtgtgtgtgtgtgtatatacatatatataaatcactTTAACCTTTCGAGTTTCAATATTCCACCATACTTACTTATATGCTCTTACTTATATAGCTAGACCATTGATAAAgataaagtattaaaaaaaatgataacccACCTCTTATTAGTTTAGGTTTTTGAGGAAAATGGTAATTCAATTTGATATCAGTGCTAGCATTAAATTTAAAACTCAATAACTTCAGCCCAACCCAAAAAAGATAGATCTACATATGAAAGggaatgttaaaaaaaagtataaaagaaacaaaagtccACATTCTAAAAAAGACAACATATGAGAAGGAATATTAAAGACaaagtataaaagaaataaaaacccattttccattaaataattcaaaaggGATAAAATTACGTGTAAAACTAAAACATGTAAGGACcctaataaaaatccaaaagaagCAAAAACACATGTAAAAACTCAACAAAGAAGtgtcaaaccaaaaaaagaggCCATCTTCCATTAAGCAATCCAAGAGAGGCAAAAATACATGTAAGGACTTAAAATATATaaggattcaaaaaaaaattcaaaaaaggcAAAAGCACATATAAGGATTTAATAAGAAACACAAAAATGACAGACCTAAAAGGGCCTTTTAAATTTGGTTCTTAATCAAGTAATTCAagagttgataaaaaaaaatgcaaaataattttattattaggatATAATAGGAGaataaatcttatttatttatctatatatatacacatgtggGTGTGTGTTTGTATAGATGTTACTTGAGATCGTATGGCTGCATT contains the following coding sequences:
- the LOC132803091 gene encoding transcription factor IBH1-like, whose translation is MDKTSKGIQTLSTHCSYKTKFAFRFLRSLMKLKKQHQPISSSSSSSMELIHKRSQRIKMLAYSSIAHAAGPRRAWSRAILFKLQSRARHHYFTRKRSSLDSKTKQKKILKNKRVMRNHNIIRAGSTSRVTRETKQMKKLREIVPGGKEMDICSLFDETAHYVKCLSMQVQVMQAIADRFSK